One Natranaerovirga hydrolytica genomic region harbors:
- a CDS encoding PhoH family protein — translation MKLFEKTMEIPNEHIINIFGQFDINIKKIEKELSVTIVNRGENIKIIGEQGQVEKAQRVLNQLLILSNKKTAITEQNADYLLSLVAEDQEEKLAKVQDDLVCMTIDGKQIRPKTLGQKEYIDLIRKNMIVFGVGPAGTGKTFLAMAMAITAFKNNEVNRIILTRPAIEAGERLGFLPGDLQSKIDPYLRPLYDALHQIMGPETYMKNIEKGLIEIAPLAYMRGRTLDNAFIVLDEAQNTTPAQMKMFLTRIGFNSKAIITGDITQKDLAIGSKSGLEEAIKVLNNIEGIGVSKLTNKDVVRHPLVQKIVKAYETYESKSKPTDKRKTNTKPRTNRKK, via the coding sequence ATGAAATTATTCGAGAAGACGATGGAGATACCCAATGAGCATATTATTAATATTTTTGGACAATTCGACATAAATATTAAAAAAATAGAGAAGGAACTGAGTGTGACGATTGTTAATAGAGGCGAAAATATAAAAATTATTGGTGAACAAGGCCAAGTTGAAAAAGCACAAAGAGTTCTAAATCAACTCTTGATTCTTTCCAATAAAAAAACAGCTATTACAGAACAAAATGCAGATTATTTATTATCCTTAGTAGCAGAAGATCAAGAAGAAAAGCTGGCTAAAGTACAAGATGACTTAGTCTGTATGACCATTGATGGTAAGCAAATTAGACCTAAAACCCTTGGTCAAAAAGAATATATAGATTTGATTCGTAAAAATATGATTGTCTTTGGCGTAGGACCAGCGGGAACTGGAAAAACTTTTTTAGCAATGGCAATGGCTATCACAGCTTTTAAAAATAATGAAGTGAATCGCATTATATTAACCCGCCCTGCAATAGAAGCAGGAGAAAGGTTAGGTTTTTTGCCAGGGGATTTACAAAGTAAAATTGATCCGTATTTAAGACCCTTATATGACGCGTTACATCAAATCATGGGACCAGAAACTTATATGAAGAATATAGAAAAGGGATTAATTGAAATTGCACCGTTAGCCTATATGAGAGGTAGGACCTTAGACAATGCTTTTATTGTATTAGATGAGGCACAAAACACCACACCTGCTCAAATGAAGATGTTTTTAACCCGTATTGGATTTAACTCTAAAGCCATTATTACAGGAGATATAACACAAAAAGACTTGGCAATCGGCTCAAAGTCAGGTCTAGAAGAGGCTATAAAAGTTCTTAATAACATTGAAGGTATTGGTGTTTCAAAACTAACCAATAAAGATGTTGTACGACATCCTTTGGTACAAAAAATTGTTAAAGCGTACGAGACATATGAAAGCAAAAGCAAGCCCACAGATAAACGAAAAACAAACACAAAACCTAGAACAAATAGAAAAAAATAA
- the yqfD gene encoding sporulation protein YqfD, producing MINFIKFIKGFLVVEVKGFSPERFINLCANKKILIWQLKKNKNAYTFCISVKGYKLLKPIVRKTNTKIKIVDKIGLPFFFYKYRKRKLFFMGIGVFVSFIYILSLFIWRIEFVGNYTYTDELLLKYLSSNDYKVGMKKTEVISSEIEKRIMKDFQDISWASIEVNGTKMILHLQETLERHEDVAESIPSDIIAEKDGVITSIVTRKGMPMVVEGDVVVKGDVLVTGDLLIKMEEVLRDVEFVHADGDIYAQTIYHYEDEVPLYYQEKVFTGKTQKGYTYNFFNNNITLYHPRIKLEEYDTIIKNKTYKIGKNFFLPVEQIKTEYREYYMADQYYTLEEATNLLNHRLNKYIKELEEKGVQILENNVKIKEENDVVILEGQLVLIERIGIDQPINISERRIEYEDEIIREDDGDTQ from the coding sequence ATGATCAATTTTATAAAATTTATAAAAGGTTTTTTAGTAGTGGAAGTAAAAGGTTTTTCGCCAGAAAGATTTATTAATTTATGTGCCAATAAAAAAATACTTATATGGCAACTTAAAAAAAATAAAAACGCTTATACATTTTGCATTAGTGTGAAAGGGTATAAGCTTTTAAAGCCAATTGTTAGAAAAACAAATACTAAAATTAAAATCGTAGATAAAATAGGATTACCCTTTTTCTTTTACAAATATCGAAAAAGAAAATTGTTTTTTATGGGTATAGGGGTATTTGTCTCATTTATATATATCCTGTCATTATTTATTTGGAGAATAGAGTTTGTTGGCAATTACACTTATACAGATGAATTGTTACTCAAGTACTTATCCAGTAATGATTACAAAGTAGGCATGAAAAAAACGGAGGTCATTAGCAGTGAAATAGAAAAACGCATTATGAAAGATTTTCAAGATATATCTTGGGCATCTATTGAAGTCAATGGGACAAAAATGATCTTGCATTTACAAGAAACCTTAGAGAGGCATGAAGATGTAGCAGAAAGTATACCTTCAGATATTATAGCAGAAAAAGATGGTGTGATTACTTCCATTGTTACAAGAAAAGGAATGCCAATGGTTGTAGAAGGTGATGTCGTTGTAAAAGGAGATGTGTTAGTAACTGGAGATTTATTAATAAAAATGGAAGAGGTTTTAAGAGATGTAGAATTTGTTCATGCCGATGGGGATATATATGCTCAAACCATTTATCATTATGAGGACGAAGTGCCTTTATACTATCAAGAAAAGGTTTTTACAGGAAAAACACAAAAAGGATACACTTACAATTTTTTTAACAATAATATTACCTTATATCATCCTAGAATAAAGTTAGAAGAATATGATACAATAATAAAAAACAAAACATACAAAATTGGAAAAAATTTTTTCTTGCCAGTAGAACAGATTAAAACGGAGTATAGAGAGTATTATATGGCAGATCAATACTACACTTTGGAAGAAGCAACAAACCTTTTAAATCATAGATTAAATAAATATATTAAAGAATTGGAAGAAAAGGGGGTACAAATATTAGAAAATAATGTTAAAATAAAAGAAGAGAATGATGTCGTAATATTAGAAGGACAATTAGTGCTAATAGAAAGAATCGGTATAGACCAACCAATAAATATATCAGAGCGGAGGATTGAATACGAAGATGAAATTATTCGAGAAGACGATGGAGATACCCAATGA
- the yqfC gene encoding sporulation protein YqfC, whose amino-acid sequence MNKKKRLNKEEDSIKENLTQALNLPQDVTLGASLVTVTGKNEVYIENYKGIVEYDSDYIKLSTKKGQIELRGKRLLINYLTNDEMKITGRISNISFL is encoded by the coding sequence ATGAATAAGAAAAAAAGATTAAATAAAGAAGAAGACTCTATTAAAGAAAACCTTACACAAGCTTTAAATCTTCCGCAAGATGTAACCCTTGGTGCATCTTTAGTTACAGTTACAGGTAAAAATGAAGTTTACATAGAAAACTATAAAGGTATTGTAGAGTACGACTCAGATTACATAAAATTAAGCACGAAAAAAGGGCAAATAGAATTAAGAGGAAAAAGATTATTAATCAACTACTTAACCAATGATGAAATGAAGATTACAGGAAGAATAAGCAATATAAGCTTTTTATGA
- a CDS encoding GatB/YqeY domain-containing protein, which produces MSLKNTLLNDMKTAMREKDLLRKNTIQLVRSAILQYEKDNQVELDDSQIIDIVASQVKKRKSSIPEYEKAGRDDFVQNLNKEIEILMDYLPKQLSDDEIATAIDDIISKVGAETMKDMGKVMGLATKELAGKADNQKVSMIVKEKLSS; this is translated from the coding sequence ATGTCTTTGAAAAATACTTTATTAAATGATATGAAGACAGCAATGAGAGAAAAAGATCTATTAAGGAAAAACACAATTCAGCTGGTTAGAAGCGCTATCCTTCAATATGAAAAGGATAATCAAGTGGAATTAGATGATTCTCAAATAATAGATATCGTTGCGAGTCAAGTAAAAAAAAGAAAATCAAGTATACCAGAATATGAAAAAGCTGGTCGAGACGATTTTGTACAAAATTTAAATAAAGAAATAGAAATACTAATGGATTATTTACCTAAACAATTATCAGATGACGAAATTGCAACAGCAATAGACGATATAATATCTAAGGTCGGCGCTGAAACCATGAAAGATATGGGTAAAGTGATGGGTCTAGCCACTAAGGAATTAGCTGGCAAGGCAGATAATCAAAAAGTTAGTATGATCGTAAAAGAAAAATTAAGTTCTTAG
- the rpsU gene encoding 30S ribosomal protein S21, whose amino-acid sequence MSNVTIKDNESLDNALRRFKRNCAKAGILQEVRKREHYEKPSVKRKKKSEAARKRKIK is encoded by the coding sequence ATGTCAAACGTAACAATAAAAGACAATGAATCTCTAGATAACGCTCTTAGAAGATTTAAACGCAATTGCGCGAAAGCAGGTATTCTTCAAGAAGTGCGTAAAAGAGAACATTATGAAAAGCCAAGTGTAAAACGTAAAAAGAAATCCGAAGCTGCTAGAAAACGCAAAATCAAATAA
- a CDS encoding CapA family protein codes for MKKIIIMICSAVLLVSCTSKEEKAIPVIEHQTTTQSVYDITNELEETIEADQKEDQIEKTYNASLSAIGDIMIHQWQMRRAYNEQTDDFDFSKGFEHVDDYLQRSDLTIGNLETTLAGKDNGIRLENSFYFKGYTGYPCFNSPEILAWNLKDIGIDILSTANNHSMDSRANGVINTLDVLEEAGIIGVGTHRNQEEKNQIKKVEKNDIIFGFGAYTYGTNGLPVPSDRPYLVNTLDMYDDKKIQSMIEEVNAIHEAVDITIVSIHFGNEYHAFPNQYQKDIVDALFDAGADVILGSHPHVLQPIEIREIKEDDKTRTGVAIYSLGNFISSQMYSQEQPYNKDIGVILDIHFEKNHHSDTIIKGISFVPTLTKWTQEAISVIPVREVYETMDSTQIKLSHFEKQRLEYAYHNTHKHLMSYSEDYELDYEDYIFSVTFE; via the coding sequence ATGAAAAAAATTATAATAATGATATGTAGCGCTGTACTTCTTGTCAGCTGTACATCTAAGGAAGAAAAAGCAATACCAGTTATTGAACACCAAACAACAACACAAAGTGTTTATGACATAACAAATGAATTAGAAGAAACAATAGAGGCTGATCAAAAAGAAGATCAGATAGAAAAAACTTATAATGCATCTCTATCTGCTATTGGTGATATTATGATTCATCAATGGCAGATGAGAAGAGCCTATAATGAGCAAACAGATGACTTTGATTTCTCAAAAGGATTTGAGCATGTTGACGATTATCTACAAAGAAGCGACTTAACCATAGGTAACTTAGAAACCACTTTAGCTGGAAAAGATAATGGCATTCGTCTAGAGAATTCTTTTTATTTTAAAGGTTATACAGGCTATCCCTGTTTTAATTCCCCTGAAATTTTAGCTTGGAATTTAAAAGATATAGGGATAGACATTCTTTCTACAGCGAATAATCATTCTATGGATAGTAGAGCCAACGGTGTCATAAATACCTTAGATGTATTAGAAGAGGCTGGAATTATAGGGGTTGGTACTCATAGAAATCAAGAAGAGAAAAATCAAATAAAAAAAGTAGAAAAAAATGACATTATCTTTGGGTTTGGTGCATATACATATGGTACAAATGGATTACCAGTACCAAGTGATAGACCTTATCTAGTGAACACTTTAGATATGTATGATGACAAAAAAATCCAATCCATGATAGAAGAAGTCAATGCAATCCATGAAGCAGTAGACATTACCATTGTATCTATTCATTTTGGCAATGAATACCATGCTTTTCCAAATCAATATCAAAAAGATATTGTAGATGCATTATTCGATGCAGGGGCAGATGTGATACTTGGCAGTCATCCTCACGTATTACAACCTATTGAAATAAGAGAAATAAAAGAAGATGATAAAACGAGAACAGGTGTTGCCATTTATTCACTAGGCAATTTTATTTCTTCACAAATGTATAGCCAAGAGCAACCTTATAATAAAGATATTGGTGTTATTTTAGATATCCATTTTGAAAAAAATCATCATTCAGACACCATTATCAAAGGGATTTCTTTTGTACCGACTTTAACAAAGTGGACTCAAGAAGCCATATCTGTCATACCTGTAAGAGAAGTGTATGAAACAATGGATTCAACCCAAATTAAATTATCTCATTTTGAAAAGCAAAGGCTAGAATATGCTTATCATAACACCCATAAACATCTTATGTCTTATTCAGAAGACTACGAACTAGATTATGAAGACTATATATTTAGTGTGACTTTTGAATAG
- the alaS gene encoding alanine--tRNA ligase: MKQYGLNELREMYLDFFEKKEHLKMKSFSLVPQNDKSLLLINAGMAPLKPYFTGQETPPKKRVTTCQKCIRTGDIENVGKTARHGTFFEMLGNFSFGDYFKEEAIAWAWEFVTDVLKLPEDRLYISVYEEDDEAETIWNEKIGVDLSHIVRMGKEDNFWELGVGPCGPCSEIYFDRGEKYSCGSADCKVGCDCDRYIEFWNLVFTQFEKDEAGNYHLLENPNIDTGMGLERLAAMMQDVESIFDVDTIKALRDEICQKANLTYKEDAKKDISIRVITDHIRSIVFMASDGILPSNEGRGYVLRRLLRRAARHGKLLGIEGKFLADLSQIVIEVSKDAYEELVEKEAYLYKIISIEEDRFDETIDQGLTILKEYIHDMQIKNETTLLGKKAFKLYDTYGFPLDLTKEILEEEGLFVDEKAFNEAMEQQRERARTAREESNYMGSKESVYNQLDAKLSSEFVGYDQIQCQSTITALATEEIVTTIHENEKGTIFVEQTPFYATSGGQLKDTGMIKSKNGIFVVEDVIKVMGNKIAHIGKVIEGTFSMDDTVTLFIDKEKRYATAKNHSATHILHKALKDVLGAHIEQAGSYVSEDRLRFDYTHFSALNDEEIEEVERIVNEKISDSLPVQTKVMTIDEAKQRGAVALFGEKYDSNVRVVSMGDYSMELCGGTHIQNTNEINTFKIISETGVAAGVRRMEALTSNHAIQYYKDQEKTIQELAKILKSDTHQIVKKAENVMDEMKKLQQENEKLKSQLASGAVDDILSEVKEIQGIQLLSAKVDNLEMNDLRNLGDQLKQKIGSGVIVLATSHNGKVNLIGMVTDDVIKKGAHAGNIIKETAGIVGGGGGGRPNMAQAGGKHPEKIQEALENVTSILEKQLN; encoded by the coding sequence TTGAAACAGTACGGTTTAAACGAACTTAGAGAAATGTATCTAGATTTTTTTGAGAAAAAAGAACATTTAAAAATGAAAAGCTTTTCATTGGTACCACAAAATGATAAAAGTTTATTACTGATAAATGCTGGAATGGCGCCTTTAAAACCTTATTTTACAGGACAAGAGACGCCGCCTAAAAAAAGAGTCACAACTTGCCAAAAGTGTATTCGTACAGGAGATATCGAAAACGTTGGCAAAACAGCTAGACATGGTACTTTTTTTGAAATGTTAGGTAATTTCTCCTTTGGAGATTACTTTAAAGAAGAAGCCATTGCATGGGCTTGGGAATTTGTTACGGATGTCTTGAAATTACCGGAAGATCGGTTGTATATATCTGTTTATGAAGAAGATGATGAAGCAGAAACAATTTGGAATGAAAAAATTGGTGTGGATTTAAGCCACATTGTAAGAATGGGCAAAGAAGATAATTTTTGGGAATTAGGTGTTGGACCTTGTGGACCTTGTTCAGAAATTTATTTTGACCGTGGTGAGAAATACAGTTGTGGCAGCGCTGACTGTAAAGTTGGTTGTGACTGTGATCGTTATATTGAATTTTGGAATCTTGTATTTACTCAATTTGAAAAAGATGAAGCAGGCAATTATCATTTATTAGAAAACCCTAATATTGATACCGGTATGGGATTAGAACGTTTAGCTGCAATGATGCAAGATGTAGAGTCTATATTTGATGTGGATACGATAAAAGCTTTAAGAGATGAAATTTGTCAAAAAGCAAACTTAACTTATAAAGAAGATGCTAAAAAAGATATATCCATTAGAGTCATTACAGACCATATTCGTTCCATTGTATTTATGGCATCAGATGGTATTTTACCGTCAAATGAAGGGCGTGGGTATGTATTAAGACGATTGCTAAGACGTGCAGCAAGACATGGCAAATTATTAGGTATAGAAGGCAAATTCTTAGCAGACCTGAGTCAAATCGTTATTGAAGTCTCAAAAGACGCTTATGAAGAGTTAGTGGAAAAAGAAGCCTATTTGTATAAAATCATATCAATTGAAGAAGATCGATTTGATGAAACCATTGACCAAGGATTAACCATTTTAAAAGAATATATACATGATATGCAAATAAAGAATGAAACAACATTATTAGGTAAAAAGGCATTTAAATTATATGATACCTATGGATTTCCATTAGATTTGACAAAAGAAATATTAGAAGAAGAAGGTTTATTTGTAGATGAAAAAGCCTTTAATGAGGCAATGGAACAACAAAGAGAAAGAGCACGTACAGCAAGAGAAGAAAGCAATTATATGGGTTCAAAAGAAAGTGTATACAATCAACTAGATGCTAAATTAAGTTCTGAGTTTGTTGGTTATGACCAAATTCAATGTCAGTCTACTATTACAGCATTAGCAACAGAAGAAATTGTAACAACTATTCATGAAAATGAAAAGGGAACGATTTTTGTTGAACAAACGCCTTTTTATGCAACAAGTGGTGGTCAATTAAAAGACACAGGAATGATTAAAAGCAAAAATGGGATCTTTGTTGTAGAAGATGTTATTAAAGTGATGGGCAATAAAATTGCTCATATTGGTAAGGTAATTGAAGGAACCTTTAGCATGGATGATACAGTAACCTTATTCATTGACAAAGAAAAAAGATATGCAACTGCTAAAAATCATAGCGCCACACACATTCTTCATAAAGCTTTAAAAGACGTATTAGGGGCACATATTGAACAAGCAGGCTCATATGTATCTGAGGATCGATTAAGGTTTGATTATACCCATTTTTCTGCGTTAAATGATGAAGAAATAGAAGAAGTAGAGCGTATTGTAAATGAAAAAATCAGTGACAGTCTACCCGTACAAACGAAAGTAATGACAATTGATGAAGCAAAACAAAGGGGAGCCGTTGCTTTATTTGGTGAAAAATATGACAGCAACGTTCGAGTGGTTTCAATGGGTGATTATAGTATGGAACTATGTGGTGGTACCCATATTCAGAACACCAACGAAATCAATACCTTTAAAATTATATCTGAAACAGGTGTTGCTGCAGGCGTAAGAAGAATGGAAGCGTTAACGTCAAATCATGCCATTCAATATTACAAAGACCAAGAAAAAACAATACAAGAACTGGCAAAGATATTAAAATCAGATACCCATCAGATTGTTAAAAAAGCAGAAAATGTTATGGATGAAATGAAAAAACTACAACAAGAAAATGAAAAATTAAAAAGCCAATTAGCATCTGGTGCAGTGGATGACATCTTAAGTGAAGTAAAAGAAATACAAGGCATACAGTTGTTATCTGCAAAAGTGGACAATCTAGAAATGAACGACTTGAGAAATTTAGGGGATCAATTAAAACAAAAAATAGGCTCAGGTGTTATTGTTCTTGCTACAAGCCATAATGGAAAAGTGAATTTAATTGGGATGGTAACAGACGACGTGATTAAAAAAGGTGCCCATGCAGGTAATATTATTAAAGAAACCGCAGGTATTGTTGGCGGCGGTGGAGGCGGTCGTCCTAATATGGCACAAGCAGGTGGAAAACACCCAGAAAAAATACAAGAAGCGTTAGAAAATGTTACTTCTATACTAGAGAAGCAGTTGAATTAG
- the hisF gene encoding imidazole glycerol phosphate synthase subunit HisF codes for MLSKRIIPCLDVDKGRVVKGVNFVNLVDAGDPVEIAKEYNKSVADEIVFLDITASHEARDTIVDVIKKTAEQIFIPLTVGGGIRTIEDIKKILRAGADKVSLNSAAVNRPELITEGAKIFGNQCIVVAIDAKKNESTGKYEVYINGGRINTELDVLEWAKKVESLGAGEILLTSMDADGTKKGYDIEVTRLVSEAVNIPVIASGGAGSKEDFKDVLTEGKADAALAASLFHFKEIDIKDLKLYLKEEKIPVRL; via the coding sequence ATGCTTTCAAAAAGAATCATACCATGTTTAGACGTAGACAAAGGTCGCGTTGTAAAAGGTGTTAATTTTGTCAATTTAGTTGATGCAGGCGATCCAGTAGAAATCGCAAAAGAGTATAACAAAAGTGTGGCTGATGAAATTGTTTTTTTAGACATTACGGCTTCTCATGAGGCAAGAGATACCATTGTAGATGTTATTAAAAAGACAGCAGAGCAAATATTTATACCTTTAACAGTTGGAGGGGGTATAAGAACCATTGAAGATATTAAGAAGATTCTTAGAGCAGGAGCGGATAAAGTATCTCTTAATTCAGCAGCAGTCAATCGTCCTGAATTGATTACAGAAGGTGCTAAAATATTTGGTAATCAATGTATCGTTGTGGCAATAGATGCCAAAAAAAATGAATCAACAGGAAAGTATGAAGTATATATTAACGGTGGTCGAATTAATACAGAGTTAGATGTGTTAGAATGGGCAAAAAAAGTGGAATCATTAGGTGCAGGTGAAATTCTTCTGACCAGTATGGATGCTGATGGCACGAAAAAAGGATACGACATAGAAGTGACTCGTTTAGTCAGTGAAGCTGTTAATATACCTGTTATAGCATCTGGTGGTGCGGGTTCAAAAGAAGACTTTAAAGATGTACTCACTGAAGGCAAAGCAGATGCTGCTTTAGCGGCTTCTTTATTTCACTTTAAAGAAATTGATATTAAGGATTTGAAACTGTATTTAAAAGAAGAAAAGATACCAGTTAGACTATAG
- the hisA gene encoding 1-(5-phosphoribosyl)-5-[(5-phosphoribosylamino)methylideneamino]imidazole-4-carboxamide isomerase — MQLYPAIDIKNGQCVRLKQGQFDQMNVYSKNPETIAKKWEDLGGSYIHVVDLDGALAGKSINAQVIEKIVSTVNVPVQVGGGIRTIQDIETKLNLGVDRVIIGTKAVEDPNLVKEAIKLFGADKIVVGIDAKNGLVAVEGWEKVSELTAIDLCKKMEQIGVQTIVYTDIAKDGMLMGPNLEYTGLLALETNLDIIASGGVSSLKDLENLNKVNVQGAIIGKALYTDNIKLDEAVKLFERG; from the coding sequence ATGCAATTATACCCAGCAATTGATATAAAAAATGGTCAATGTGTGAGATTAAAACAAGGTCAATTTGACCAAATGAACGTTTATTCAAAAAATCCTGAAACCATTGCAAAAAAATGGGAAGATTTAGGTGGAAGCTATATTCATGTAGTGGATTTAGATGGTGCATTAGCAGGGAAATCTATTAATGCACAAGTTATAGAAAAAATTGTTAGTACGGTGAATGTGCCTGTTCAAGTAGGTGGCGGTATCCGTACCATTCAAGACATAGAAACTAAGCTAAATTTAGGTGTAGACCGTGTCATTATTGGAACGAAAGCAGTCGAAGATCCAAATCTTGTCAAAGAAGCCATTAAATTATTTGGCGCAGATAAAATTGTAGTTGGAATAGATGCAAAAAATGGTTTGGTAGCCGTAGAAGGTTGGGAAAAAGTTAGCGAATTAACGGCCATTGATTTATGTAAAAAAATGGAACAAATAGGTGTTCAAACCATCGTCTATACAGATATTGCAAAAGACGGTATGCTAATGGGACCAAATCTTGAGTACACGGGTTTATTAGCATTAGAGACCAACTTAGATATTATTGCTTCTGGAGGTGTATCGTCTTTAAAAGATTTAGAAAATCTAAATAAAGTAAATGTACAAGGTGCTATTATTGGTAAAGCTTTATACACTGATAACATTAAGTTAGACGAAGCAGTCAAATTGTTTGAAAGGGGGTAA
- the hisH gene encoding imidazole glycerol phosphate synthase subunit HisH — protein MKVGIIDYGMGNLHSVTNALNFIGVDSFISSDIQELNKSDQLILPGVGAFKDAMHQLKTLKIDQWLQDVSKKDVPILGICLGMQLLFDSSEEYGLHEGLGLLEGNIIKLQVPHKIPHMGWNELDIKKEAPLFKGLEHKHVYFVHSYHLETKEDIVSATTYYGKDIQVAAQKDNIFALQFHPEKSGETGLQILKNFATL, from the coding sequence ATGAAGGTCGGAATTATAGATTACGGAATGGGTAACTTACACAGCGTAACCAATGCATTAAATTTCATTGGAGTAGACAGTTTTATTTCTTCTGATATTCAGGAACTTAATAAAAGTGATCAATTAATCTTACCTGGTGTAGGTGCTTTTAAAGACGCAATGCATCAACTTAAAACATTAAAAATAGATCAATGGTTACAAGACGTCTCAAAAAAAGATGTGCCTATTTTAGGCATTTGCTTAGGTATGCAGTTATTATTTGATTCATCAGAAGAATATGGACTGCATGAAGGGTTAGGTTTATTAGAAGGTAACATAATTAAACTACAAGTACCTCATAAAATACCTCATATGGGTTGGAATGAACTGGATATAAAAAAAGAAGCACCCCTTTTTAAAGGTTTAGAACACAAACATGTTTATTTTGTCCATTCCTATCATTTAGAAACAAAAGAAGATATTGTAAGTGCCACAACCTATTATGGTAAAGACATTCAAGTTGCAGCACAAAAAGACAATATATTTGCCCTGCAATTCCACCCTGAAAAAAGTGGTGAAACGGGACTACAAATATTAAAAAACTTTGCAACACTTTAG
- the hisB gene encoding imidazoleglycerol-phosphate dehydratase HisB → MNERKSTLNRVTKETNIQLSVNIDGSGQSSMNTGIGFFDHMLTHISKHGFFDMEVLVEGDLDVDCHHTIEDVGIVLGNALKEALKDKKGIKRYGSCIIPMDETLVLCAIDLSGRAYLNFEVPFTVPMLGSMQTEMVEEFFRGLVQQLGINLHIKLLDGKNNHHIAEGIFKAFGKALDEATMVDPRIKDVLSTKGTLD, encoded by the coding sequence GTGAATGAAAGAAAATCAACTCTTAATCGAGTGACAAAAGAAACCAATATACAATTGTCTGTCAACATAGATGGTAGCGGACAATCTAGTATGAATACAGGCATAGGTTTTTTTGATCATATGCTAACCCATATTTCAAAGCACGGTTTTTTTGATATGGAGGTTCTTGTTGAAGGTGACTTAGACGTAGATTGTCACCATACCATAGAAGATGTGGGGATTGTTCTTGGCAATGCTTTAAAAGAAGCCCTAAAGGATAAAAAAGGTATAAAAAGATATGGTTCTTGTATCATACCAATGGATGAAACATTAGTCCTTTGTGCCATAGACTTATCAGGTAGAGCGTATTTGAACTTTGAGGTCCCTTTTACGGTACCCATGTTAGGCAGTATGCAGACAGAAATGGTAGAAGAATTTTTCAGAGGATTGGTTCAACAACTAGGCATCAATCTACATATCAAATTATTAGATGGTAAAAACAATCATCATATAGCAGAAGGTATCTTTAAAGCCTTTGGAAAAGCATTAGATGAAGCCACAATGGTAGATCCAAGAATAAAGGATGTATTATCGACAAAAGGAACTCTAGATTAA